In Streptomyces sp. NBC_00683, the DNA window GCTCTGGCCCAGGGAGATGTCAGGCGGTCGGGTCGACGAAGCGGCGGATGAAGGTGAGCGCGGTGTCGGCGACCTCGCGCCACCCGTTGTCGATGGTCAGGGAGTGGCCCCGGCCAGGGATCTCGGTGATCTCCGTGGCGGCGTGCTCGTTCTGCGCCTGCTTCTTGTAGGCGGCGTTGGCTATGGCCCAGGGCACTGTGTTGTCCTTCTCGCCCGAGATGATCTGCAGCGGTCCGCGGGCGGCCGCCTGGGTGTCCACCTTCGCCTCGGTCCAGGGGTTGAGGTTGGCGGTGGCGGCCTGGAAGAGCGGCTCGCCCGGAGCTGCCACCGCGAAGGTGTCGTACAGCTGCAGGGCCTCTTCCTCGCTGACGGCGTTGGCGAAGGCGTAGCGGAACTGGTCGAAGGTGAGCGGCACCGCGCGGTGGTAGTTGGCCGGGTTGCCGAGCACCGCGCTCGCGGCGCGCAGGGAGGACAGCGGCAGCGGCAGCACGCCTCGGAAGGGCGCCGGGTCGATCGCCACCGAAGCCTGCGACAGGCCGCGTCCGGCGGTGATCTGGGTGATCAGCCCGCCGAAGGAGTGGCCGATGACCACCGGCTTGCGGTCCAGACGGCCGATGAGGTCGCAGAAGTGGTCGGCTACCTGGCCGACGCTCTTGCCTGCGAAGACTTCCGGGTGTGCGTGGGCCTCCTGAACGGTGTGCGGATCGTCGGGCCAGCCCGGCAGGACCGGGGCGAAGCCGGCCGCCTCGAAGACCGTGGCCCAGCGGTCCCAGCTGGTGGGCAGCAGCCACAGGCCGTGGATGAAGACGACGGGGATGCGGCCGGCGGCGTTGGCCGCCTCGACCTGGGCGAGGTCACGTGCGTAGGACGAAGTGGATTCGGGGGACGACATGGGTGGCTCCTTGAAGGTGGCGGGTATCAGGCGGTGACGGTTCGGGCGGCGGAGCGGATCAGGGCGACGACGGCGCCGGGCCTGCTGTACATCGGCAGGTGGGAGGTGGGCACCTCGACGGTCCTGGACCGGGCCCGGGCGGCCTGGAACCGCTGGAGTTCGGGGACGATGCCCCGGTCCCGGGTGGAGATCAGGGTCCACGACGGCACGGTGTGCCAGGCCGCGCCGCTCACCCGGTCGGTGAACGCGGAGGCGCTGAGCGGGCGTTGGCCCGAGGCCAGCACTCGGGTGGTGGGAGGTGCAACGTCCTGGGCGAAGACCTCGTGGTAGCGGTCGGGGCGGATGTACAGGTCGATGGCGGTGGTGCCGTCGGCGCCGGGTACGGGGACGGGCGTGAGTGCGGCGTCGAGCTGGGAACCGGGGAACCGCGCGGCGAGTTCGCCGAGGACCTCTCCTGCGTCGGGGACGAACGCGGAGACGTAGACGAGGGCCTTGACGTTGGGCGCGGTGGCGGCGGCCTGGGTGACGACCGCCCCGCCGTAGGAATGGCCGACCAGGACGCCGGGTCCCGGGATGGCGGCGAGCCGCGCGGCCACCTGGGCTGCGTCGTGGGTGAGGCCGCGCAGCGGATTGGCCGCGGCGATCACCGGGTGGCCCTGATGCTGGAGCCGTTCCGTGACCGGGTTCCAGCTGGCGGCGTCGGCGAACGCGCCGTGGACCAGGACCACGGTCGGCTTCTCGGTCTGTTCCGCATCGGGGCCGGCGGACGCGGCGGCCGAAGGCGCCCCGGCGGCCGCCGTGACGGTGAGTGCTGCGGCGCCGACGGCGCTCTTGAGAGTGCGGCGTCGGCTCAGCGGACGGCCGGTCATGATCGGATCCTTCCGGGTACGGGGGCACGGGCATCAGCGCATGGTGCTCAGGTGCGGTCACGGGGACCTCGGCGGCGCCTGCGACGGGGGCGCGGGTGCGGGCGGGTGGTGCAGCAGGGCGCGCACGGCAAGGCCTCCGGCTGTGCCGAGGGCCAGTGCGGCCGCGGCTGACCAGGCGGGCCAGTGGGGCAGGCCCAGGGCGTGGTCGGCGGAGAGGCGGCCGGGCCCGGTGAGGGCGAGGGTGGTGGCGATGCCGATGAGGACGAGGGGGTACTCGTAGCCGTCGTGCTGCACCCACAGGCCGTTGGGCCACTTGACGGTGAGAGCGACGGTCATCACGCCGATGGCTCCGGCGGCGGCGAGCGGGGTGAGGGCTCCGGCGGCCAGCATCAGGCCGGAGCCGATTTGGCCGGCTCCCGCGGCGAGGGCGGTGAGCGCCCCGCCGCGGAAGCCGTCGTGCCGGAACTCCTCGGTGCCGCCGGCCAGTCCGCTGCCGCCCAGCAGGAAGCTGACCTTCTGCACTCCGTGCGCGGCGATGAGTAGACCCGTCAGGAGGCGCAGGAGGAGCAGTCCGGTGTCGGTGTCCATGGCCGAGGGTGCCGGTCAGCCGGCGACGTGCGGGTCGATCATGGAGTGGGCGTAGACGATGCCCAGGCCGTAGGCGCCGCCGTGCTCCTTGACCACGTCGGTCGTGGCGACGTAGGTCTCGGTGCGGGCCCAGTCGCGCTGGAGCTCCAGGAGCACCTGCAGCCAGGTGACGGGGACGGCGCCGGCGGCGGTCATCCGCTGGAGGGCGTGTTCGTGGGCGGCCGGGGTGACGCCGGCTGAGGCGTCGGCGACGACGTACACCTCGTAGCCCTGGCTGAGGGCGGACAGAGCGGGCAGGACGAGGCAGACCTCGGTCCACAGGCCGCTGAGCACGATCTTGTGGCGGCCGGTCGCCTTGACGGCTTCCACCAGGGACTCGTCCTCCCAGGCGTTCATGGAGGTCCGGTCGACTATGTCGTGCTTGGGGAAGACCTCGCGCAGCTGCGGCAGGATCGGCCCGGAGAAGGAGGCGGCGGCAACGGTGGACAGGACCACGGGGACGTCGAAGGCACGGGCGGCCTTGGCCAGGCCCACGGTGGCGTTGACGACGGCGACGCGGTCGGTGCTGGCGGCGCCGAAGAACATCTGCGGTTGGTGGTCGACGAACAGCATCATCGCGTTGTCGGGCGTCAGCAGGTCACGGCTGGGGGCGGCGGTGACTGCGTCGAGGTCGAAGTTGAAGTCGGACATGAGGGGATCCCTTTCCTTGGGTGGACGGTGCACGACGTGGTGCGGGAGCAGGCGGGCTGTTGCTGCCCGGCGCGGTTCAGGAGCCGAAGCAGGGGTCGAGAGCGGCGGGCTGCTCCTCGGGAGCGGCGAGGCCACGGGCGACTCTCCACTGCCGATGCTGCACACCGTCGGCGACCGCCTGCGCCAGAAGGTCGGCCTGGCGGGCGCCGCGCGTCGACGGCGGCGGGGTGGCCTGGTAGCCGCCGAAGCGGGCGACCGGGCTCCAGGCCGGGCTGAGCGGTGGGACGGCTTCGTCGAGGCCCTCGTACTCGCCGGCGGCGTAGACGATCCGGCCGCCGACGACGGTCAGGACGGCCTCGATGTGAGGGATGTCGTCCGGGTGCACGGCGAAGAAGTCGTCGCTGAGGACCGCGAAGTCGGCGTACCAGCCTTCCTTGAGGACGCCCTTGACGTCGTCCTCGCCGGTGATCCGGGCTCCGCCGCAGGTGTACAGCTCCAGGGCGCGCTCGCGGGAAACCAGCCGGTCGGGCGGATAGAGGCTCAGGTCGCCGACGGTACGGCCGGTGACCAGCCAGTGCAGGGCGACCCAGGGGTTGTAGGAGGAGACCCGGGTGGCGTCGGTGCCGGCCGCCATCGGGAGGCCGGAGGCGAGCATCTCCTTGAGCGGCGGGGTGCGGGCAGCGGCCTCCGGGCCGTAGCGGTCGGCGAACGCCCTGCCCTGGAAGGACATCCGGTTCTGGACGCTGATCGCGCCGCCGAGCGCGGCGATCCGCTCCAGGCTGCCCGGGGTGACCGTCTCGGCGTGGTCGAAGAGCCAGCGGTTGCCTCCGGGGAACAGGCCCTCGGCAGCGAGCTTGTCGAAGACGGCCAGGTCACGCCGGATGGTCTGGTCGTAGGTGGCGTGCAGCCGGAATCCCCAGCCGTGCTCCAGCAGCAGCCGGACGGCCTGCTCGAACTCGCCCTCGTACCCGGCGGACAGTTGGGGGCGGGGCTCGGAGAAGTTCTCGAAGTCGGCCGCGGCCCAGGTCAGGTTCTCCCCCGCTCCGTTGAGCCGCAGCCACTCGTCGCCCTCCTCCGGCCGTACGGTCTCCACCCAGCGGGTGAGGTCGGCCAGCTCCTGCCCGGCGGTCTGCGGGAAGAGGTGGTAGCCGATCCGTACGCTGAGCTCGCCCTCGCGGGCCAGTTCGATGACGGTGGCGTAGTTGTCGGGGAAGCTCTGGAAGCCGCCGGCGGCGTCCACCGCGGAGGTGAGGCCGAAACGGTTGAGCTCGCGCAGGAAGTGCCGGGTGGAGACCCTGCGGTCCGCAGCGTCCAGCGTCGGGGCGGCGGCGAGGGTGGAGTAGAGGATCAGCGCGCTCGGCGCGGCCAGCAGCACGCCGTTGGGCCGGCCGTCGCGGCCCCGCACGATCTGGCCGCCGCGCGGGTCGGGGGTGTCCCGGGTGAAGCCGGCCGCACGGACGGCGGCCCGGTTGAGGATCGCCGACTGGTAGAGGTGCAGCACGAACACCGGGGTGTCGGGGGCGGCCTCGTTCAGCTCGGCGGGCGTGGGCAGCCGCCGCTCGGTGAATTGCTCGGCAGACCAGCCGCCGACCACCCGGATCCACTGGCCCTTGGGGGTACGGCCGGCCTGCTCGCGGAGCATGGCCAGCGCCTGGCGCAGGGAAGGGACGCCGTCCCAGCGCAGCTCCAGCACGTAGTTGAGGCCGCCCCGGATGACGTGCACGTGCGAGTCGTTCAGGCCGGGGACCACCCGGCGGCCGAGGGCGTCGACGACCCTGGTGCGAGGTCCGACGTGGGCGGCAACCTCGGCGTCGTCGCCCAGCGCGGTGATCCGGCCCGCGTGGACGGCGAGCGCGGTGGCGGCGGGACGTAGCGGGTCACCGGTGTGAATCCTGGCGTTGCGCAGGACGACGTCGGCGCCGTCACCGCTCCCCGGTGCGGGGGTGACGCCGCTGACCGGCATCGTATGCATGGGTGTCTCGCTCTCGGTGGTGTCACGGCAAGGGGGCACGGGCACAGACACGGGCCGCGCTGTTCGCTCGGCTGGTGTGACCGGTTCAGAGGGTGCGGCGGACGCCCGCGTGGCGTTCGAGGTTGCGCAGTTGGACCGTCAGGTCGCCGTGCACGGCTTGGTGGGCGGGACCGGTGCGGCCGATCGGCAGCACTTCCTGGCCCCGCATGTCCTCCAACATCAGGGCAAAGGCGGCGTACATCGCCACTGCGGCCAGGACCAGTCCGAGCGCGCCGGAGAGGTTGGCGAGCCAGTGCGCGCCGGAGAGGTTGGCGGCGGCGGCGACCGTGAAGCGCGGCACGGCGGTGCACAGCACCAGCCACAGCGCCCGCTTGGGCATAGCGACGCCGGCCATCAACAGGGCGAAGAGGGCGAAGCAGAGGTTCAGGACGCCCAGCACCCGGGCGCCGCCCGGCGGTTCGGTGGCCAGAACCAGCGAACTGGCCAGCCACATCCCGGAGAAACACGCCATCAGGGTTGCCGCCAGGACGTCCCGGGCGCCGAACGCCAGATATCCCACCAAGAGTTGGAGGAAGAACGCGGGCAGGATCGTGAGGGCGACGGCGCGCTCGGCACCGTCGTCGAACAGGCCGAGCTGGAGGCAGCCGACGATGGTCGAGGCGATTGCCACGGTGTAGAAGCCGAGCGGCATCGGCGAGGCGATGGGCCTGAGGGTGATGCGTGTCATGCCGCGCAGATCGGGCTCGTGGTGGCGGCCTCCGGCCTGCCGGATCGGGGGCGCGGGTTCCTCGGGGGTGATGTCGCTGGTGGCCATGGGGTCTCCTCGGGGCTGGGGCAGGCTCGGCCGGCAGCGGCCGGGATCCGTCTCGTGACGGCGCTCCGGTCCCCGCCCGTCGGCCGCCCGGGGGTCAGTGAGCGGCGAGGGCCTTGCGCAGGGTGGCGACGGCCAGCGCGATGGCGACCTCGGCACCCTGGGTGTCGCGTAGCGCGTTGAGCAGGACGAAGTCGTGGATGACGCCCTGGACGCGGACGGCGGTCACGGCGACGCCTGCCTGCCGCAGCTTGGCGGCGTACGCCTCGCCCTCGTCGCGCAGCACGTCCGCCTCGGCGGTGATCACCAGCGCGGGGGGAAGGCCGGTGAGCTGCTCGACGGTGGCGCGCAGCGGGGAGGCGGTGATCTGAGCACGCTCGCTGTCGTCGGTCGTGTACTGGTCCCAGAACCACTGCATGCCGTCGCGCCGAAGGAAGTAGCCCTCGGCGAACTGGCGGTAGGAGCCGGTGTCGAAGTCGGCGTCGGTCACCGGGTAGAACAGCACCTGGTGGGCAAGCGTCAAGCCGCCGCGCTCCTTGGCGAGCAGGGTCAGCACGGTGCTCATGTTGCCGCCGACGGAGTCGCCGGCCACCGCGATCCTGGTGGCGTCCAGCCCGTGAGCGTCGCCGTCGGTGACGACCCAGCGGGCGACGGTCCAGACCTGCTCGACGGCGACCGGGTAGCGGTGCTCCGGGGAGAGGTCGTACTCGGGAAAGACCACTGCGGCACCGGTTCCGACCGCGAGCTCACGCACCAGCCGGTCGTGTGTGGCGGCGTTGCCGAAGACCCAGCCGGCACCGTGCACGAAGACGACCACGGGCAGGTCGCCCTGCGCACCGACGGGCCGCACGATCTTGGCCCGCACCTCGCCGGTCGGGCCGCCCGGGACGCTCACCCACTCCTCGTCCACCGCGGGCAGCTCGACATCGCCGGACTGCACCTCCTCGACGGCCTTCCGGCCCTCGGCCGGCGGCAGCTGGAACAGGAACGGCGGCGTCCCGGTCGCCTCGGCGAAGGCGGCGGCCTGCGGCTCCAGAACCGGCGCGACAAAAGCGTGGTCAGTCACGGATCGGACCTCTCTGCGGATCGAGGGTGTGCGCCGCACGGGTGAGGCGGCGCACGTCCGAAGCTAGACGGCCGGCGCGGGGACCGGTGGCCTGTGCGTGCTGGCCTGTTGCCCCTCAATGCAGGGCTTGCCAGGAGGGCACGGGAAGAACATTCCCGTGCACGAGCGGGAAAGTGGGTGCCCAGGGCTGCCGGGAGGATGGGCGCCCGGAGACCGTGCTGGAGGGCTGGTTCGTGCTGCTGCTGGACCTGGAGGCCTTCGCGCCGCGCGAGAGGGTGGACGCGTTCCACCATGCGATGACGGACAGCTCCGTGCCGAACGAGATCGTCCACGAGGAGTGCGATGCGGGGATGAGCGCGCGGATCGAAGGGTGGCGGGTGGGAGCCCTGGATCTCTTCGACATGCGGTGCTCGGGGCTTGAGGTCCGGCGCACGGCCAGGCACGTGCGCCAGCACCGGGACCGTCCCGTGGTGTCGGTCTCGCTCCAGACCCAGGGCATCCACCGGGCCGAACAGGCGGGCACGCGGTCCACCCTCGGGCCGGAGGACATCTGCGTCTTCCACGAACTCGCGCCACGCACCTACGGATGGTCCGGACACGGCGCCTCGCAAGCCGTAACCGTCGACATGGAGCATCTCGGGTTGCCGGTCGACACCGTGGTACGGGCCTCCGGACGGCTTCGCGCCAGCCCCGTGCACGACCTGCTGCTGGGACATCTGAGGTCACTGTTCCGGGATCCGGGACGCCTCGAAGCAGACCCCGGAGCCGGCGCCCTCGCGAACGCCACCACCGACCTCGTACGCGCCCTGCTGACCTCGGCGGCACACGACGAGCGGGACGGACGGGTCAGAGAAGCCATGGGCAGCTCCCTGGTGCCCCGGATCATGGCATACGCGCGCCGCCACCTCACCGACCCCGACCTCGGGCCGGAGCGCATCGCCGCGGAACACGCCGTCTCCAAGCGGCAGTTGTACGTCGTACTGGGACGCGCAGGCATCCGCCTGGAACAGTGGCTCATCGGCGAGCGACTGGAGGCGGCATGCCGGCTCCTTGTCTCACCCCATCACGCCGCACTCCCCGTCTCCGCCGTAGCGGCCCGGTGCGGCTTCAGCAGCCCGAGTCATTTCACCCGACGCTTCCGTGCCGCCTATGGGACCACCCCGAGCGAGTGGCGGCGCCACCGGATCCGTTCCATCTGCTAGGGCGTGGTCTACGTCTGCTCGGTGGGCTGGTGGGCGGCCTCGCGTCCGCCTGCGCTCACCAGCCCTGTCTCGTAGGCGACGATGACGGCCTGGACACGATCGCGGAGTCCGAGCTTGGCGAGGATGCGGGCGACGTGCGTCTTGACGGTCGCCTCGGCCAGGTGCAGGTGGGCGGCCAGTTCGGCGTTGCTCAGGCCTCGGGCCAGCAGGCCGAGTACTTCCAGTTCGCGCGGGGTCAGCGAGGCGAGGTCGCGGTGGAGGGTGGCGACGTCGCTGCCGCGCTGGGTGAACCGCTCCACGAGGCGTCGGGTGATGGCGGGCGCGAGGAGAGCGTCGCCGGTACGGACCGTGCGGACGGCCGCGGTCAGCTGCTCGGGAGTGACGTCCTTGAGGAGGAAGCCGCTGGCCCCGGCGGACAACGCCGCGTAGACGTAGCGGTCGAGGTCGAAGGTGGTCAGGATGATGACGCGGGGTGCGTTGAGGGCGCCGGTGAGGATGCGGCGGGTGGCCTCCAGGCCGTCCATCTCGGGCATCCGCACGTCCATCAGGACCACGTCGGGACATGTGCGGCGGACCGCGTCGACCGCTTCGGTCCCATTGGTCGCCTCGGCGACGACGTCGATGCCGTCGGCACCAAGGATCAACCGGAATCCGGTGCGGACCAGGGTCTGGTCGTCGGCGAGGAGCACACGCAGCGGCTCGGTCACGGTGTCTCCAAGGGGATCAGGGCTTCGACACGGTACCCACCGGTCAGACGCCGGCCGGTGTCCAGCGTTCCGTCGTAGACGGCGAGGCGCTCGCACAGGCCGATCAGGCCGCGGCCGTTCCCGGCGGCCGCGCCCGCGCCGGGTTGCCCACCCGTGTCGGTGACCTCCACCCGGAGCCGGTCCGGTCCGTAATCGACCGTCACGGCGGCGGTGGCTCCTGACGCATGCTTCACCGTGTTGGTCAGGGCCTCCTGGACCACGCGGTAGGCGGCGAGTTCGACGCCGGTCGGCAGGGGACGGGGCGGGCCGGTCACCTTCAGGTCAACGTGCAGTCCGGTGTTCCGGACCCGTCCGACCAGCGTTTCCAGCTGGTCCAGGCCGGGTTGCGGGGAGAGCTCCGCCGCCGTACCGGCGATGTCCGCACCTCCGCTTGCCCCCTCGTCCTCGCTGCTCATGGTGAGCAGTCCCATGACGTGACGCAGCTCGGTCATGGCCGCCCGCCCGCCGGCCTCGACGGCGAGCAGCGCTTCAGCGGCCTGCTCGGGAGAGGTCTGCATGATCTTTCGGGCGGCGCCCGCCTGGATGATCATCACGCTGACGTTGTGGGTGACGACGTCGTGCAGTTCGCGGGCGATCCTGGCCCGCTCGTGCTCGACGGCCCGGCGCAGCGCCTCGGCCTGTTCGCGTTCCAGGGCGGAGAGCCGGGTGCGGCCCTCGTCGGTTCGGAGTTTCCAGGTACGGAGGCCGACGGCGGCCACCGCCATCGGGACCAGGATCAGCAGGGCGATGTACTCGTTGGGGACGATCGGTGTGACCGAGTTCCCCGAGGTGCCGACCAGGACGACCGACACCGGCAGCGCCGCCAGGGTCGCCACCCGGTACGGGCTGTACACGGCGGCGCTGTAGACGGCGATGACGAACGCGTAGAAGGTCAGCCGCAGGACACTCTGCGGTGTCGCCAGTGTCGCGGCCGTCACGACGCACAGTACGGCCAGCGGGAAGCGGCGGCGCAGCACCAGGGCACTCGAGGCGATGAACGAGAGGGTCACCATGAAGGCCATGCCGTCGGGGCCGTTCGGGCGCGGCACGACGCGCTCCACGCCGGGTGCGATCTCCCGCACCACGACGTTGTCTGCGTTGTCGATGCCGTAGTAGACGGTGGCGATGCCGAGCGTCAGGGCCACCAGTACGTCGAACTGCCAGGCGCGCAGGGTGAGCCGCGGCGGCGGGCCGCCGGGAAGCCCGGCCTCGCGGACCGTCTGACGCGCGGCTTCCCGCAGCCGCTCCAGCGTCGTACGTACGTTCATCACCGGCTCATTGTCGCCGCCTCCCGAGCCTTCGGAGTCCGCCTCAGTGGTCGTTCCCGGCGCCTCGCATACATCGGGCGCCTACATCGCAGGGATGACGCTCCGGCAGATCATCCCGGTGCGGTACGGCAAAGGGTCCGGGCGGGCGACGCGCAGCGGCCGGGCTCGCTCCTAGCGTCCGGGGAGTCCGATGCCCGAATCGAAGGAGCCCTTCCATGACCACGCCGGTGATCGAACTACGCGAGGTGAGCCGCCGCTACGACGACGGTCCGCCCGCTCTGCACGAGGTGTCGCTGACCGTGCAGCCGGGCGAGGCCGTCGCGATCCTCGGCCCTTCCGGAAGCGGCAAGTCCACGCTCCTCAATCTGATCGCGGGGCTCGACCGGCCCGATACGGGGACCGTCACCGTGGACTCCGTGCGGGTGGACCGCCTCGGCGAGGCCGGGTCGGCGCTCTACCGGCGGTCGAAGGTCGGCATGGTCTTCCAGTTCTTCAACCTGCTCGACGATCTGTCCGTCACCGACAACGTCGTACTGCCGGCGCGGCTCGCGGGCATGGCACGTGGGGACGCGGATCGCCGGGCGGCGGAACTCCTGGAAACCCTCGGCATCGACCGGCACGCCCGCGCCTACCCAGGGCGGCTGTCCGGGGGCGAGCGGCAGCGCGTCGCGGTGGCCAGGGCGCTGATGAACCGGCCGCCGCTGCTCCTGGCGGACGAGCCGACCGGGGCACTGGACACGGCCGCCGGACAGGACGTCAGCAGGCTGCTCACCGACCTCAATGCCGAGGGCCAGACCATCCTCGTGGTCACCCACGACCCGGCTTTGGCCCGATCCTGCACGAACCGTACGGTCCGCATCGCCGACGGCCGGGTCACCGAGGACGTCCGATCGCACGCCGTCGCCCGGGAGGCCGTCCGATGAGCGCGCTCGGCAAGGTGGTGCGCTCTGGGGTGGGACGACGCCGGGTACAGACGCTGGTCATCGGGCTCGCCACCATGATGGCGGTGGCCGCGTCCATCCTCGGTGGGTCGCTCCTGGCAGTGTCCGGAGCGCCCTTCGACGATGCCTTCGCCCAGCAGCACGGCGCGCACCTGTCCGTCCGGTTCGACGCCGGCAAGGTGGGTGACGGGCAGCTGTCGAAGTCCGGGGACGCCGAAGGGGTGAGCGGCGCGGCGGGGCCGTTCCGTACGGCGACGGTCACCCCGCGGGCAGGTCGGTCCGGCCCCGGCTGGCCTATGACCGTGGTCGGCCGGGGCGATCCCGGCCGGGACGTGGACGAGGTGACGCTGCTCGACGGGCGGTGGCCCACCCGCCCCGGCGAGATCGTCCTGTCTGCCGGAGCCGCGCTCATCCCGACCATGGGCATGAAGGTTGCCTTCCCCGCTCTGCCGGGCAAGCCGTCGCTGACGGTGGTCGGTCTGGCCCGCTCGATCACACAGACCGCCGACGCCTGGGTGGTCCCGGCCCAGATGCCGGCACTCACCTCGCCCGGCAGCGGCGGCTACCAGATGCTCTACCGCTTCACCGAAGCCGACACCGCGGCACAGATCACCGCAGGCGGCAGGGCGGTGGCGGAAACCCTCCCTCCGGGAGCGGCCGTCGGCGAGCAGTCCTGGCTCACCGTCAGGGAGTCCGCCGAGCGCGACACCGCCCTCTACGTACCGTTCCTCATCGCGTTCGGCGCTCTGGGCCTGGTCATGTCGGTGCTCACCGTGGGCAATGTCGTCGCGTCGGCGGTGGGCACGGGAACGCGCCGCATCGGCATCCTCAAGGCCGTCGGCTTCACCCCGGCCCAGGTCGTGCGGGCCTACGTGGCCCAGGCGCTGATCCCGGCCGCGGCCGGCACGGCACTCGGCGTCCTCGCCGGCCACCTGCTCGCCGTCCCCGTACTGGCCGAAACCGGGGAGGTCTACGGCGCCGCCTCCCCACTGGCCGTCGCCCCCTGGGTCGACCTGACCGTGATCGCCGGGGTTCTCGGCCTCGTGGCCGCTACCGCGTGGGCGAGTGCCTGGAGGGCCGGCCGGCTGCGCACGGTCGACGCTCTCGCCGTCGGGCATGCCGCGTCGACGGAGCGCGGCCGGTGGGCGGCACGCCTGGCGGGCCGGCTGCCGCTGCCGCAGCCGGTCGCCCTGGGCCTGGCCCGGCCGTTCGCGCGGCCGGCTCGCGCGCTGAACAAGGACCTGGCACCGCTGGGGGTCAGTGCGCGCGTCGGCGGGCTCGGCGCCGGCAGCGACATGGTCGTCACGCTCAACGCGCTGTCCGCGATCCTCACGTTGATGCTCGTCACCGTCGCGGCGCTCGGTGTGCTGAACGGCGTGCTGCTCGACACCCGCGAACGCGTCCGGGAGATCGGTGTCCACAAGGCGCTCGGCATGACCCCCCGGCAGACCATCGCGATGGTCCTCACCTCCGTCGCCCTGACCGGACTGGTCGCCGGCGCTCTGGGCGTGCCGCTCGGTGTAACCCTGCACGGCTGGGTGCTCCCCGCGATGGGCGACAGCGCGGGGCTCCGCCTCCCCGACTCGGTCATCGCCGTCTACCACGGGGCCGAACTGCTCCCGCTCGCACTCGGCGGGCTGCTCATCGCCACCCTGGGCGCGCTCCTGCCCGCCGGCTGGGCCGCGAAGTCCCGAACGGCCACGGCTCTGCGCACCGAATAGAGGATCCGTTTCGGAGCGCCGGCGTCCGACCCCCACTGCAACCAGCGGCGGGGGTCGGGTGGCCAGGGGATACGGCCCGGGCCAACTTCTGGTTGAAGCCGTCGGGCAAAGCCTTCCGCCGGATCAGGCGGTGATCGAGTACCGACACCCAGCCGCGTTCACCGATGAGCGGCCAGCACTGCCCCGAGGCCCTCTTGTAGATCTTTGACGAAATGCTCGGGAACCTCCAGCGACGGAAAGTGTCCCCCGACTTCGGGCGACCTCCATCGGGTGATGTGTCGGTACCGCTCCTGCGCCCAGGGGCGCGGACACTTCTCGATGTCGCGGGGATACATGCTGATCGCTGACGGGACGTCGACCCGAAGTTCGGGGTCGAGCGAGTTGTGGCTTTCGTAGTAGATGCGGGCCGACGACGCACCGGTCCGCGTCAGCCAATACAGGGTGACGTTGTCAAGAACCCTGTCCATGGAAATCGTCTCGAACGGGCTGTCTTCGGTGTCTGACCACTCGGCGAACTTGTCAAGGATCCAGGCAAGAAGCCCGACCGGTGAGTCGACGAGCGAGTAGCCGATGGTCTGCGGTCGGGTCGCCTGCTGCTTCGCGTACGCCGCGCGGTGGCGCCAGAAATGGCGGGTTTCCTCGGTCCACCTGCGCTCGACCGCCGTCAGCCCGTCCGTTGTCAACCCGGGCGGTGCCTCCGCGAACGTCGTGTGGATGCCGAGAACGTGCGCCGGGAACCTGCCGCCCAGAACCGTGGTGATGTTGCCTCCCCAGTCGCCGCCGTGGGCTGCGAACTTGTCGTAGCCGAGCCTTCCCATCAGTTCCACCCATGCGGCCGCGATCTTTTCGGTTCCCCACCCTGTGGTGGCCGGCTTGTC includes these proteins:
- a CDS encoding ABC transporter permease, yielding MSALGKVVRSGVGRRRVQTLVIGLATMMAVAASILGGSLLAVSGAPFDDAFAQQHGAHLSVRFDAGKVGDGQLSKSGDAEGVSGAAGPFRTATVTPRAGRSGPGWPMTVVGRGDPGRDVDEVTLLDGRWPTRPGEIVLSAGAALIPTMGMKVAFPALPGKPSLTVVGLARSITQTADAWVVPAQMPALTSPGSGGYQMLYRFTEADTAAQITAGGRAVAETLPPGAAVGEQSWLTVRESAERDTALYVPFLIAFGALGLVMSVLTVGNVVASAVGTGTRRIGILKAVGFTPAQVVRAYVAQALIPAAAGTALGVLAGHLLAVPVLAETGEVYGAASPLAVAPWVDLTVIAGVLGLVAATAWASAWRAGRLRTVDALAVGHAASTERGRWAARLAGRLPLPQPVALGLARPFARPARALNKDLAPLGVSARVGGLGAGSDMVVTLNALSAILTLMLVTVAALGVLNGVLLDTRERVREIGVHKALGMTPRQTIAMVLTSVALTGLVAGALGVPLGVTLHGWVLPAMGDSAGLRLPDSVIAVYHGAELLPLALGGLLIATLGALLPAGWAAKSRTATALRTE
- a CDS encoding AraC family transcriptional regulator, translating into MGAQGCREDGRPETVLEGWFVLLLDLEAFAPRERVDAFHHAMTDSSVPNEIVHEECDAGMSARIEGWRVGALDLFDMRCSGLEVRRTARHVRQHRDRPVVSVSLQTQGIHRAEQAGTRSTLGPEDICVFHELAPRTYGWSGHGASQAVTVDMEHLGLPVDTVVRASGRLRASPVHDLLLGHLRSLFRDPGRLEADPGAGALANATTDLVRALLTSAAHDERDGRVREAMGSSLVPRIMAYARRHLTDPDLGPERIAAEHAVSKRQLYVVLGRAGIRLEQWLIGERLEAACRLLVSPHHAALPVSAVAARCGFSSPSHFTRRFRAAYGTTPSEWRRHRIRSIC
- a CDS encoding ABC transporter ATP-binding protein, translating into MTTPVIELREVSRRYDDGPPALHEVSLTVQPGEAVAILGPSGSGKSTLLNLIAGLDRPDTGTVTVDSVRVDRLGEAGSALYRRSKVGMVFQFFNLLDDLSVTDNVVLPARLAGMARGDADRRAAELLETLGIDRHARAYPGRLSGGERQRVAVARALMNRPPLLLADEPTGALDTAAGQDVSRLLTDLNAEGQTILVVTHDPALARSCTNRTVRIADGRVTEDVRSHAVAREAVR
- a CDS encoding response regulator transcription factor, with product MTEPLRVLLADDQTLVRTGFRLILGADGIDVVAEATNGTEAVDAVRRTCPDVVLMDVRMPEMDGLEATRRILTGALNAPRVIILTTFDLDRYVYAALSAGASGFLLKDVTPEQLTAAVRTVRTGDALLAPAITRRLVERFTQRGSDVATLHRDLASLTPRELEVLGLLARGLSNAELAAHLHLAEATVKTHVARILAKLGLRDRVQAVIVAYETGLVSAGGREAAHQPTEQT
- a CDS encoding sensor histidine kinase; this translates as MNVRTTLERLREAARQTVREAGLPGGPPPRLTLRAWQFDVLVALTLGIATVYYGIDNADNVVVREIAPGVERVVPRPNGPDGMAFMVTLSFIASSALVLRRRFPLAVLCVVTAATLATPQSVLRLTFYAFVIAVYSAAVYSPYRVATLAALPVSVVLVGTSGNSVTPIVPNEYIALLILVPMAVAAVGLRTWKLRTDEGRTRLSALEREQAEALRRAVEHERARIARELHDVVTHNVSVMIIQAGAARKIMQTSPEQAAEALLAVEAGGRAAMTELRHVMGLLTMSSEDEGASGGADIAGTAAELSPQPGLDQLETLVGRVRNTGLHVDLKVTGPPRPLPTGVELAAYRVVQEALTNTVKHASGATAAVTVDYGPDRLRVEVTDTGGQPGAGAAAGNGRGLIGLCERLAVYDGTLDTGRRLTGGYRVEALIPLETP